Below is a genomic region from Desulfobacter sp..
ACCATATCACCCGGACAAACCCTTGGGCAAGACAAAACCCCGGCCCCGGACAAGGCCTTTTTTATAGACTTTAGCTTTGGCTTCATTTATATCTGAGATTAAAGAGGTATAAACATTCTGACAAAGGAAACCTTAAGAAATTGGAACCCATGATACATTTTTCACCCATCGGCAAAATTGAAACGCCCTTTACCCAGCCTTCAGAGATGCCGATCCAGCCCAGCGGCGCAAAGGGGATACAAGGAAGGATCCATATTGATCAGGACTATGAACAGGGCCTTGACGATTTAGACGGGTTCTCCCATATTATCCTGCTCTATCATTTTCACAGGTCCAAGGGATTTGACCTCATGGTCACCCCTTTTCTGGACAATACCCAGAGAGGACTATTTTCCACAAGAGCGCCCCGGCGGCCCAATGCCATCGGGCTTTCCATTGTCCGCCTGATCTCTCGAAAGAAAAATATCCTGGAGATCAAAGACATTGATGTTCTGGATCAGACCCCCTTGATTGATATCAAACCCTATGTCCCGAAATTTGACACCAAAGAGGTGACATCCTGCGGATGGCTGGAAAAAGCCCAAGACAATGCCGCCACCCTTAAATCCGACAATCGGTTTGTCAGGCCATGAATTCAAAATACCAATTCAACCGGAATGAATTTGCAGGATCCATGGGGGATCTGGGCACCATTTTGCCCCTGGCCCTGGGCATGGTGATGGTGAACAGGCTGAGCCCCACAGGGGTCTTCTTTTCCCTGGGACTTTTTTATCTGCTTGCCGGGATCTATTACGGAATTACCGTGCCCGTGGAACCCATGAAGCTGATCGGGGCCTATGCCGTGGCCACCTCCATGACCATCCACCAGATCCAGGCCTCTTCTCTGCTCATGGCGGCAAGCCTGATGCTCATCGGCCTCACAGGCACCATGGACCGGTTCGGCCGGTATATCCCCACATCCGTGATCCGGGGCATCCAGCTGTCCACAGGCATGCTCCTCATGACCAAGGGAATTAAAATGATGGCCGGGGACTCTAGTATCCAGGCCATGAAAAACATGGCTGAGCCTTATCTGAAAATCCAGGCATTAGGGCCTGTGCCCATCGGCCTTGTCATCGGTGCGGCAGGCGTACTGACCACCCTGGTCTTTTTAAACAATAAAAAATTGCCCGCAGGCCTGATTGTCATTGTCCTGGGCATGGTGACAGGGCTGTTGCTGGGCACAGGACAAGGGCTTGACCAGCTAAAACCCGGACTATATTTTCCCGCACTCATCCCCTATGGGTTTCCCCAGGGCATGGATTTTTCCTATGCCATTTTTGCCGTGGTTCTGCCCCAGATGCCCATGACCCTTGGCAATGCCGTCATTGCCCAGGCCGACCTGTCCAAAACCTATTTTGGCAAGGCTGCCCGGAAAATGACCTATGCAGCCCTGTGTATTTCCATGGCCCTGGGCAATATCTTAAGCTTTGGATTCGGAGGCATGCCCATGTGCCACGGCGCCGGAGGGCTGGCCGCCCATTACAGGTTCGGCGCCAGGACCGCCGGATCCAACCTGATCATCGGTTTTATCATGATGGGGCTGGTGCTGGTGCTGGGCACGGGATTTTTGTCCATCCTCTTTCTCATTCCCATGGCCATTCTCGGGGTATTGCTCATCTTTGCCGGCAGCCAGCTGGCCATCACCATCATTGATATGACCACCCGGAACGATTTCTTTGTGGCCGTATCCATCCTGGCCATTACCCTGGCATCCAACCTGGCCATTGGTGCGGTAATCGGCCTGGCACTGGCCTATGCACTCAAACGGATAAAAATCTGATCTATCCACCCCACAAGTGATTTGCCGGATTTCCCCTTTCTACCGGGAGGGGGGATCAGACCTTGAACCGTGACATGCGCTGACCCAAAGTATCTGCCAGATCTGTCAGGTTAAAGGCACTTTGCTTGATCTGGCTGGACGCGGTGTTCATATCTTCAGAAGAAAGGTGAACCTCCTGAATGGACTGGGTAATCTCCCGGGCAGCAGAAGAGCCTTGGCTGACCTGCTGATTGGCCTCTGAGATCCCCTGGGATACATTGGCAGTATTCTGGGCAATCTCCTGGGTGGCAATGGACTGCTCCTCAATGGCCGAGGCAATGGTATAGACAATCTCGCTCACCTGGGTGACAATGGTGGAAATATCCTGGATCACATCCACAGACCCGGATGCTGTCTCCTGAATTTCATCCACCTGGGCCTGGATGTCCAGGGTGGCATCAGAAGTCTGCTTGGACAACTCCTTGATTTCATTGGCCACAACGGCAAATCCCTTGCCGGCCTACCCGGCTCTGGCCGCTTCAATGGTGGCATTTAACGAGAGAAGGTCGGTCTGGGAAGAAATATCCCGAATGGCCTCTGTGACCTGACCGATGGACAGGGCCGCCTTGTCCAGCCGGGTCATTTGATCGGCAGCATCCCTGGACTGGGACACGGCATTTTGGGCAATGGTCTTGGCGGTCTCCGTGTTTTTGGCAATCTCATTAATGGTGGCGGTCATCTCTTCCACAGCCGTGACCACAGAATTGGTATTCTGGGCAGAGGTTTCCATGCTATCAGAGACCGAAGCCATGTTGATACTCATCTCTTCTGCGGCAGCCGCAACAATATTGGATTTTTCCGCATTTGAAGAAGCATTTTCCGACATCTGATCTGAAAATGAAGACAGATCCCCGACAGAAGAGTTCAAGGTGTCTATCCCTTTTTTAATCTCCAGCACCATCTCCTTAAGGCGGCCCCCCATCTGATTCATGGCCTTGACCATTGTTCCCAGTTCATCCGTATTTTTAATTTCCAGGGTATTGAGAAAATCACCATCTGCAATATCGTTAACATGAGTTACGGTCTGGGCCAGAGGCTTTGTAATGGACCGGGTAATAATAATGGCAATACCGATGATCAACCCCACCATGACCCCGCCGATGATGAGAAAAATCCGCTTAATGGTAGCGGAAAGATGATCTGCCACATCTTTCATGGCCCCGTGAAAGGTCTCGAGCAAGGCCGGCAGATCTCCCACGATGCTATCAATCTCACTGAGCTGTTTGGCTTTTTGACCGGAATCTGTGGTGCCGGCGTAGTCTTTTACCAGTCCCTCCCATCGGGTACTCATCCCATGGGCCTTTTCAGCCACGTCCACCATATTGACCAGCAGAGGATGTCCCATCAGGGTGTTGATAAGGTTGGCCGCAGCCTCCTGACCCTCGTTGGCATCTACCCCTGTGTTGCGGAACTCGACCACAGCCTCTGAGGCCGACATGCCCTGGTCCATGAGCCTGTAAATCGCACCAATGGTCCCGTCTGTGCGGGTAACCCTGGCCATGGCCTTGTTAAACCCGTCCAGGTGATGATCTTTTTTTGTGGCTTTAAATTTTTCAAACTCAAACTTGGCCGTTCCCATTAAGACTTCATAGTCATAGGCAGATTTAACAATATTCCCGATCTGGGCAATTTTTCCAAAAAATGAAAAACTGACCATCATGAGAATGGCGCTTGAAAGAATGGATAAAATAATAATCAATGAAATTTTCTTTCCCACGGAATCTATCAACACCTTCATTATGACCTCCTTAAAGAATGACCTGAAACATCCCCGCTTACCTACACACCCAATCACAGAACCCCGAAACGCATAAAACACTTACTGAATCAGGGATTGTTTCTGGAAAACTGAAATATCACATATCACGTATAAACACGGTTCACAAGAAAAACCAATACACATTTAATTTGAATCACCAGGTTCGGCCGGTATCCCTTTTTAAATTCCAGCGGTTGCACCTGCCGGCCATGGCCGCCCAGGCCCAAATGTGATATAGTGACCCCCATGTTTACCCGGGGGAAAAGAAAAAACCTGTGTTTGAATTAAACGAATTTTGCAGGGTGGATCACCTGGAACAGGCAGACACCCTGCTGCACCAGGATAGAAAAAACGTCATCCTGGGCGGCCTACTCTGGATGCGAATGGGCACCCGCAAGTACCATATTGGAATTGATCTGTCAGGCCTGGGCCTGGACCAGATTACTGACCAGGGAAAAGAAATTGAAATCGGGGCCATGACCAGTCTGCGCCAGGTGGAAATTTCTGCCCTTCTGGAAAATAATTTTGGACCGGTCTTAAGGCAGGCCATGGCCCACATTGTGGGAACCCAGTTCAGGACCCTTGCAAGTGTCGGGGGATCGGTCTTTTCCCGGTTTGGATTTTCAGATCTCATCACCGCCCTTCTGGTTCTGGACACAAAGGTCCACACTTACAGGGGGGGCATCATTCCTCTGGCAAACTTTTTAGACCATTTTCCTGGCCGGGATATCCTGGTCAAATTATCCATTCCCAAACAAAAGATCGACACCACCTATCAAAGCCTTCGCAAGAGTGCCACGGACTTTCCCATCCTGGCCGCAGCGTTAAGCCGCTGCAACGGCCAGTGGAAAATTGCCATGGGCGCCCGGCCTTTTCGGGCAGCTCTGGCCGTGAAAGCGGCACAACTGCTCTCCCAAAATCCAACCCAGATGGATGAGGCCTGCACCGCCCTGGTCGCCGAAACACGATTTGGCAGCGATTTGCAGGGCAGCAAGGCCTATCGGGAGCATATGGCCTGCACATTAGTCAAACGGGGGGTAAAGATCATATGCAGTTAAAAATCCGGCTTCAATGTACCATCAACGCAGAGGCCTATGACATGGACATCGCCCCTGACACCCTGCTCATTGACCTGTTAAGATCCCTTGGATTTTCAAGCCTAAAACAAGGATGCGACACGGCCAACTGCGGGCTGTGCACCGTATGGATGAACAAGGTGCCTGTGCTTGCCGGGAATGTTCAGAATTCTGTGTCACGGTTTCGGTTCCCGGATCTGCCTCAGCGCCAGCGGAAGTAAAAGTCAGGTCCGAGAATGGGCCTTCAATCAGCCACGTCGGAGGAGTTGACTTTTGCTGGAGTGGAGTTCCTGGAACCATCTTTTCCATCTGTAAATAAATCCCTATCAAATTCCCAGCTCTTTATCCAGCCGGCCTTCAAAGAAAATTGCCAACTGGGAAATTGTCAGTGACCAATTTTGAATCGGCATTGTCCATTTTTTACTGGCGTTCTGGATCCCCATGTAAAGCAGCTTTAACAGGCTGTCCTGGTTCGGGAATGATCCCTTTGTTTTGGTCAGTTTTCGAAACTGTCGATGCACAGCCTCAATGGTATTTGTGGTGTATATTATCCGTCGAATCTCTTCTGGATATTTAAAGAAATGACTGAGGCGTTCCCAGTTGTTCCGCCAGGATTTTATCACAATCGGGTATTTGTCATTCCATTTATTTTCCAAGATATCCAGTTCTTCTTCGGCCAGATCCTTATTGACCGCTTTATAAACACGTTTTAGATCTGCCATAAATTCCTTTTTATTTTTGGAACCAACGTATTTCAATGAATTTCGGATCTGGTGGACTACGCAGAGTTGAACTTCTGTGTCCGGGAATATGGTCTCAATGGCCTCGGGAAAACCTTTTAGACCATCAACACAGGCAATCAGGATATCTTTTACCCCTCGGTTTGAAAGGTCTGTTAACACCTGCAGCCAGAAGTTCGCACCCTCATTCTCGGATATGTACAGCCCAAGAACCTCTTTGCGGCCCTCGATATTCACCCCAAGAATTGTGTAAACGGCTTTGCTGCTGACCTTTCCGTTTTCTCGTACTTTATAATGTATGGCATCAAGCCATACGATTGGGTACACATTTTCCAACGGCCTGGCCTGCCATTCTTTGACGGTATGGATGATTTTATCGGTAATGGTGCTCAGAGTGGCATTTGAAATCTCAAGTCCATAGATTTCCTGTAAATGGGAAGCCATATCATTATAACTCATGCCCAGGCCGTAAAGGGCTATTATCTTTCTTTCAATTTCATCGCTGAGCGTTGTCTGATGTTTTTTGACGATCTGTGGAGAGAAGGTTCCGGCCCTGTCACGCGGGGTTTTTAGCTCAAATTTACCATCCAGGGATTTAATGGTCTTTTTGCTTTTTCCATTACGGCGGTTGGCAGAAACTTCCTGCCCGAGATGGGACTCCAACTCTCCTTCAAGAGCAGCTTCAACAAGATTTTTGATTAATGATGTAAGGACGCCGCCCTTACCTGTGAAGGGTTTACCTTCCTGGATGCCTTTAAGGGCTTTTTGAAAATCAAATTCGGTGTTTTCTTCGGTCATGTCAGTTCTCCTTATTTAGCTGAGTATATCAGCTTTCATTCAACTGACACAGAATTTTGAACGCCCTTTGCTTGCCTGTTCCGTTCTTGCAGCCCGGGCCCAGGGCCAGACCGTCACCACCATAGAAGGGGTGCAAAAAGAGGCTGCAGCCTTTGCCCGGTTCATGGCCGCCCAGGGCGCGGATCAGTGCGGATTCTGCAGCCCGAGCCTGGTCATGAATATCCTGGCCATGGAAAAAGAGCTGGACCATCCCACGGAAAGTCAAATCAAGCATTATTTGGCCGGCAACCTCTGCCGCTGCACCGGCTATGCCAGCCAGATGAGGGCCATCAATGCCTATCTTGAGGCCAGATCCGGCAGAGGGAAAAACCAATGAAATATATCAGCAAACCCATTCCCAAACTCGATGCCATGGCCCTGGTCACGGGAAAACCCGTGTATACCGATGATATCGCCCCCAAAGACTGTTTGATTGTCAAAGTGCTCAGAAGTCCCCATGCCTTTGCACGGATCACAAAAATCCAGGTAAACAAGGCCAAACAACTGCCCGGGGTGGTTTGCGTACTCACCCACCATGATGTGCCGCACAAGCGATTTACCATGGCAGGCCAGTCCTTTCCCGAGCCCAGCCCCTACGACCGCCTGATCCTGGACTGCCTGGTCAGGTATGTGGGAGATCCCGTGGCCATTGTGGCGGCCAAAACTGAAAAAGCGGCAGACCGCGCCCTAGATGCCATACGGGTGGATTATGAAAAATTTGACCCGGTGCTGGACCCGGAAACCGCCATGGACCACCCCAGCATCATCCACCCTGAAGACAACTACCATGTCAACTTTGACATCGGCAATGAGGTGAGCCGGAACCTGTGCAGTTCAGGACAATTTTCCCACGGGGATATTGAGGCCGGATTTGAACGATCCGAGGTGGTGGTGGATGAGGTCTATAAAACAAAGGCCAACAATCAGGCCATGATGGAAACCTTTCGCACCTTCACACAGATGGACCATTCAGGCCGGCTGGTCATTGTGGCCTCCACCCAGGTGCCTTTCCATGTCAGGGCCATTGCCGCCAGAGCCCTGTGTATCCCCAAACAAAAGATCCGGGTGATCAAGCCCAGGGTCGGGGGCGGGTTCGGGGCCAAGCAAACCCTGGTCTCTGAGTTGTTTCCGGCGCTGGTCACCCTGAAAACCGGCCAGCCCGCCAAGATGGTGTTTACCCGCAAGGAAACCTTTACAGGGTCCACCTCCCGCCATGCCATGAAAATCAGGGTGCGCATCGGGGCGGACAGATCCGGCAATATCCTGGCCATCCACATGGACACCCTGTCCAATACCGGGGCCTATGGCGAACACGGCCCCACCACGGTGGGATTGTCCGCCCATAAGACCATGCCGCTGTACAACAAGGCCCAGGCCCTTAAATTCACCTATCAGGTGGTCTATACCAACACCATGTCAGCCGGGGCCTTCAGAGGATACGGGGCCACCCAGGGGACCTTTGCCATGGAATCGGCCATGGATGAACTGGCCAAAAAGCTGTCCATGGATCCTCTGGACCTGAGAATGAAAAACCTGGTGGCCCAAGGTGAGGTCATGCCCGGATATTACGGGGAAAAATTAGAGGCCTGCACCCTGGACCAATGCATTGCCCTGGGCAAAAAAATGATCGGATGGAACGATAATTTCCCCTGCAAAAAAATTTCAGATACCCGGGTCTGCGCCCTTGGGGCGGCCATTACCATGCAGGGATCCGGCATCGCCGATATTGATACGGCTTCCGTGGAAATCAGGCTCCAGGATAAAGGATTTTACACCCTCATGATCGGGGCTGCTGACATGGGCACGGGGTGCGATACCATTCTGGCCCAGATGGCCGCACAAACCCTGGGGTGTGACCTTTCCCAAATTGTGGTCTCCCAGGTGGACACGGACCATTCCCCCTATGACACAGGATCCTATGCCTCGGCCACCACCTTTTTGACGGGCATGGCCGCAGTCAATGCCGCCAAAAAAATGATCCGGAAAATCAAGGCGGCAGCAGGAAAAAAACTGGATATGGACCCAAAACACCTGGCATTTAACGGCAGACTGATCTTTGAGGCAGAACCGGACGGCACCAAAATTTCAAACGGAGAAACCATACCCCTGGAAACCCTT
It encodes:
- the tsaA gene encoding tRNA (N6-threonylcarbamoyladenosine(37)-N6)-methyltransferase TrmO; protein product: MIHFSPIGKIETPFTQPSEMPIQPSGAKGIQGRIHIDQDYEQGLDDLDGFSHIILLYHFHRSKGFDLMVTPFLDNTQRGLFSTRAPRRPNAIGLSIVRLISRKKNILEIKDIDVLDQTPLIDIKPYVPKFDTKEVTSCGWLEKAQDNAATLKSDNRFVRP
- a CDS encoding sulfate permease, with product MNSKYQFNRNEFAGSMGDLGTILPLALGMVMVNRLSPTGVFFSLGLFYLLAGIYYGITVPVEPMKLIGAYAVATSMTIHQIQASSLLMAASLMLIGLTGTMDRFGRYIPTSVIRGIQLSTGMLLMTKGIKMMAGDSSIQAMKNMAEPYLKIQALGPVPIGLVIGAAGVLTTLVFLNNKKLPAGLIVIVLGMVTGLLLGTGQGLDQLKPGLYFPALIPYGFPQGMDFSYAIFAVVLPQMPMTLGNAVIAQADLSKTYFGKAARKMTYAALCISMALGNILSFGFGGMPMCHGAGGLAAHYRFGARTAGSNLIIGFIMMGLVLVLGTGFLSILFLIPMAILGVLLIFAGSQLAITIIDMTTRNDFFVAVSILAITLASNLAIGAVIGLALAYALKRIKI
- a CDS encoding chemotaxis protein yields the protein MANEIKELSKQTSDATLDIQAQVDEIQETASGSVDVIQDISTIVTQVSEIVYTIASAIEEQSIATQEIAQNTANVSQGISEANQQVSQGSSAAREITQSIQEVHLSSEDMNTASSQIKQSAFNLTDLADTLGQRMSRFKV
- a CDS encoding methyl-accepting chemotaxis protein, with the translated sequence MKVLIDSVGKKISLIIILSILSSAILMMVSFSFFGKIAQIGNIVKSAYDYEVLMGTAKFEFEKFKATKKDHHLDGFNKAMARVTRTDGTIGAIYRLMDQGMSASEAVVEFRNTGVDANEGQEAAANLINTLMGHPLLVNMVDVAEKAHGMSTRWEGLVKDYAGTTDSGQKAKQLSEIDSIVGDLPALLETFHGAMKDVADHLSATIKRIFLIIGGVMVGLIIGIAIIITRSITKPLAQTVTHVNDIADGDFLNTLEIKNTDELGTMVKAMNQMGGRLKEMVLEIKKGIDTLNSSVGDLSSFSDQMSENASSNAEKSNIVAAAAEEMSINMASVSDSMETSAQNTNSVVTAVEEMTATINEIAKNTETAKTIAQNAVSQSRDAADQMTRLDKAALSIGQVTEAIRDISSQTDLLSLNATIEAARAG
- a CDS encoding FAD binding domain-containing protein; the encoded protein is MFELNEFCRVDHLEQADTLLHQDRKNVILGGLLWMRMGTRKYHIGIDLSGLGLDQITDQGKEIEIGAMTSLRQVEISALLENNFGPVLRQAMAHIVGTQFRTLASVGGSVFSRFGFSDLITALLVLDTKVHTYRGGIIPLANFLDHFPGRDILVKLSIPKQKIDTTYQSLRKSATDFPILAAALSRCNGQWKIAMGARPFRAALAVKAAQLLSQNPTQMDEACTALVAETRFGSDLQGSKAYREHMACTLVKRGVKIICS
- a CDS encoding 2Fe-2S iron-sulfur cluster binding domain-containing protein, with amino-acid sequence MQLKIRLQCTINAEAYDMDIAPDTLLIDLLRSLGFSSLKQGCDTANCGLCTVWMNKVPVLAGNVQNSVSRFRFPDLPQRQRK
- a CDS encoding IS256 family transposase, which encodes MTEENTEFDFQKALKGIQEGKPFTGKGGVLTSLIKNLVEAALEGELESHLGQEVSANRRNGKSKKTIKSLDGKFELKTPRDRAGTFSPQIVKKHQTTLSDEIERKIIALYGLGMSYNDMASHLQEIYGLEISNATLSTITDKIIHTVKEWQARPLENVYPIVWLDAIHYKVRENGKVSSKAVYTILGVNIEGRKEVLGLYISENEGANFWLQVLTDLSNRGVKDILIACVDGLKGFPEAIETIFPDTEVQLCVVHQIRNSLKYVGSKNKKEFMADLKRVYKAVNKDLAEEELDILENKWNDKYPIVIKSWRNNWERLSHFFKYPEEIRRIIYTTNTIEAVHRQFRKLTKTKGSFPNQDSLLKLLYMGIQNASKKWTMPIQNWSLTISQLAIFFEGRLDKELGI
- a CDS encoding molybdopterin-dependent oxidoreductase, which gives rise to MKYISKPIPKLDAMALVTGKPVYTDDIAPKDCLIVKVLRSPHAFARITKIQVNKAKQLPGVVCVLTHHDVPHKRFTMAGQSFPEPSPYDRLILDCLVRYVGDPVAIVAAKTEKAADRALDAIRVDYEKFDPVLDPETAMDHPSIIHPEDNYHVNFDIGNEVSRNLCSSGQFSHGDIEAGFERSEVVVDEVYKTKANNQAMMETFRTFTQMDHSGRLVIVASTQVPFHVRAIAARALCIPKQKIRVIKPRVGGGFGAKQTLVSELFPALVTLKTGQPAKMVFTRKETFTGSTSRHAMKIRVRIGADRSGNILAIHMDTLSNTGAYGEHGPTTVGLSAHKTMPLYNKAQALKFTYQVVYTNTMSAGAFRGYGATQGTFAMESAMDELAKKLSMDPLDLRMKNLVAQGEVMPGYYGEKLEACTLDQCIALGKKMIGWNDNFPCKKISDTRVCALGAAITMQGSGIADIDTASVEIRLQDKGFYTLMIGAADMGTGCDTILAQMAAQTLGCDLSQIVVSQVDTDHSPYDTGSYASATTFLTGMAAVNAAKKMIRKIKAAAGKKLDMDPKHLAFNGRLIFEAEPDGTKISNGETIPLETLASQLAVGAGTCLSATATRSSSVSPPPFMAGFAKIELDLETGEVFVTDYVGVVDCGTPININLARVQTEGGIVQGIGMALFEDITYNGSGKMMNPSFMQYKIPSRLDLGNIQVAFKSSHEPQGPFGAKSIGEVVINTPAPAIANAIANAIANASGLRLRQLPITAEDVFMGIHGR